The Pseudomonas sp. MH9.2 genomic interval ACGGACATGGGGTGGCCCTCGCAGATGTGGTCGTGCTCAACAGTCGCTGAACAGGCGTTCGATTATCTGATAACTACCGTGATCCTGGTAGTTTGCTTGGGGCGTCCTGTCACCTATCGAGGCCGGTTGCGAGCGTCAATTCTCCCTTGACGAGCCCACCGAGAATTTTTGACGGGCCGCGCTCGCTGCTACCTCGCTAAATCCTCGCCAGCCCTTACAGATAAAGGCGTCCAGCCAGGCGCTGGCGCATGGTCGTCTGGCAATCCGTCAAACCCTGTCAAAAATTCCGTCAAGGCTGGGTCAAGGATTTTGGCATTCTTGACGGAGTGCGGCGCTCGGATGTGCTGAGATACTCTGCGCACCAGGTGTGCCGCTGCTTTCCGGGCAATCGTCTTGCTGAGCCAGGCCACAATCCGTCCAATGCCTGTCCAGAATCCGTCTGGGGTCTGTCAGGGGTATGAGACGACCAAGCCTGCTTGTTTGACGGCACTCGCATGGATAAAGCCTCGGACGTCCACCTGGCGCGGGTTTCGTCTCATGCCTGTCTCACATCCGACTACCGTTCCGTCAAAGCGTGGTCAAAGTACGCTCACTGCCTTGGTCTGATACTCATAGAATTTGGCCTCTGCAAAACGGCCAGAATGAGTAAAGCCACGAACCGCCTAGATCTCCGAAAGCATTCACTAAGGCCCCCACGATGGAAACCACGATTCCGACGGCGACATTGCTTCCGATACGGCGCTCCTCTGCGGTTGTCGTGACCAGGTCACCACCCTGCAGATCTCCAAGACGTCCGGCCCCCGACTGGGATCGGTAGATTCCATTGGAAAACACAGGTGCCATAGTGAACAGAAGACCAGCCACGGCAATAACCGCCCCGAATCTGTTGAGCATTGTCCAGTCGCCCTTCCAAATCGAAAGGCCGACACCCGCGATTAACGACACGGCCACCAGCACATAGAGGAATGTTCTGTTTGCCAGCCATTGCACCCAGGGGTCAAGCAGGTGGCTGTCCACTCCGTGGTGATTTGCACTCATTGCGTCCTTCCTTTGCTCGTATGAGCCCACAGCAGGCCCTAGGTCGCGAATATAGCGTACTCCCATCGTCGTCTTGCCTGATTGTCCTAAACCTTGATGTGTCGCGGATTGCATTTGCCTGGGAAGACGCAAAGTTGCCAGTCAAACCACCTGCTTTTGGTGGAAACCACAGTGGAAACCAGCGGCTGGCAACCATAGCTTTTGATAACAGGCAGGCTGACCAGGTACGCATTAGCTGGTGCGAACCAGAAGTGCGAACTTGCTGCCGGTACGGCTTGGTGAGCGCATACCGAGAGCGCTGTGCGCGAGACGCGTCTATTTACTTTTTTCCAGATGTGCCAGATTAATAGAGGTGAAGGCATCGGGCGCGAGACTCTCGGCTTTCTCGGTGTAAGAAAAGGCTTACATGGGGAGGCGCGTATGGATTACGAGAATGAATTTCTTTGTTGCGTCATGCTCAATGATCATGCAATGTGCCGCCGCTTCTTAATTACGCATCAAACTGGCGTAATTTGAGGATAGAAGCGACCATCCTTGAAAAACTCATGATCGCACCCATCTGACGGTGTCTTGATAACGCAGCAGAGCAACCCATAGGAGGTTCGGAAATGTCGATTCGTAAAGCCGTTTCTCTCGCCGAGAAAGCCTTAGGCCTGTCTTGGGATGGCGCGTTGCCTGTTGATCCGCAAGAGATAGCAGAAGACCTGCTGATCAAGAATTTTAGCGAGTCGGGCGATGACAGTCTTCCTGTCGTGGTTCGTGGTCGCTCGTCCGAGTTCCTTGACGGATGTAGTGGTCAGGCCAGGCTCGCAAAGGACAGTAGCGGCTACTACTACCTCTGTGAGTACAACAAGGAAGAAATTAGCTACAGGACGCGCTTCACCATCGCTCATGAGCTGGCTCACGTTATGTTAGGCCATGTCCGGGAAGGGAGG includes:
- a CDS encoding ImmA/IrrE family metallo-endopeptidase, coding for MSIRKAVSLAEKALGLSWDGALPVDPQEIAEDLLIKNFSESGDDSLPVVVRGRSSEFLDGCSGQARLAKDSSGYYYLCEYNKEEISYRTRFTIAHELAHVMLGHVREGRAPKRDKSFNNYNDPDEVAANAFAANLLMPEDLVRDLYGSARNVQDLAEAFGVSSVAMTYRLKNLGII